TACGAATGCATTATCATCGGCGCAGGTATTGCAGGTCTTCAGGCTGCTATACAGCTTGGACGCTATAATCGCAGGGTTCTGGTGATTGATTCAGGTTCAGGCCGTTCTTCTTTATGCAGGAGCTACCATAATATTTTAGGATGGCCTGAGGGCGTAAGCGGAAAAACGCTTCGTGAACTTGGTAAAGGACAGGCAGAACGGTCAGGTGTTCATTTCTTAAATGGGTATGCAACAAGTGTCAGTAAAGCTGATTCTATCTTTCATGTGAAGACAGAAAATGGTGAGAGTTATAAGGCAATGAGAATTTTACTGGCTACCGGCTTAACTGATCGCCTGCCTCACTTGCCTAATTTGTACCCATGTCTTGGGATTAGTATTTATGTCTGCCCTGACTGTGACGGCTATGAGGTGCAGGGAAAAAAAACATTGGTGCTAGGATCAGGGTCTTCTGGAGCTAATATGGCTCTCACTCTTACATATTGGACAAAAGATCTTACCTATATCAATCATGAAAAAGAAGATTTGCCTGAGGATCTAAAAATGAAATTGCGTGAAGAAGGGATTGGCTGCGTGGATGAAGCAATTGATTCTGTATTAGTAAATGGATCTTCTGCGTTTACAGGAGTTCAGCTCTCTGATGGAAGAAGGATATACGGTGACCGTGCATTTGCTGCGTTTGGAGGCAATACTGTTCATTCTGAATTGGCCGGAATGCTCGGAGCAGAAAGACTCGAGAACAAGCATGTAGTGGTGAATCCAAGAACTAAAGAGACGAGTGTCCGGCATGTCTGGGCTGCTGGAGATGTCGGAGTTCATTCTGAACAAGTTACGATTGCCATGGGAGATGGCTGTCAGGCTGCAATTTGGATTCACAAGAGTTTGCTTTAGCAGGATACATTTAAAAATGGAAGATAAAAAGGGGAAATAGGGAGATAAATGGCTGAAATCCATTGATAATATCCGAAAATCAATGGATAAACTGCATATGAAAAGCCGGCTCATCAGCCGGCTAACTTCTAATTATATTTTTTAAAAACAAGCGTCACGTTATGACCGCCAAATCCAAGTGAATTGCTTAAAACAGTGTTCAGGTCCTGATTTCTTGCTTCATTCGGAACGTAATCCAAATCAAGTTCAGGATCGGCTGTCTCATAATTTATTGTAGGCGGAATCACCTTATCTCTAATAGCCATGACAGAAAAAATAGCTTCTATAGCACCGGCTGCACCCAGCAGGTGACCTGTCATGGACTTGGTTGAGGAAATTTGGAGCTTATAGGCATGACGGCCGAAGACGGCTTTGATGGCCTGTGTTTCGTAAAGATCATTATAATGAGTGCTTGTGCCATGAGCATTAATATAATCTACATCTTCAGGCTTTAATTCTGCATCCTGCAGCGCCATTATCATCGAACGCTGACCGCCTTCGCCTTCTGGTGCAGGTGTTGTAATATGGAAAGCATCACCTGTTGCCCCATACCCGGCAATTTCTCCATAGATCTTGGCTCCCCTGGCCAGTGCATGATTAAGCTCTTCAAGTATTAAAATGCCTGCCCCCTCTCCGATAACAAATCCATTTCTGTTTTTATCAAAAGGCCTGGAGGCTGTTTGAGGATCAGGATTTGCAGACAAGGCTGTCATATTTGAAAACCCGGCAACCGTCATTGGAGTAATGGCTGCTTCTGTTCCGCCGGTAATCATGACATCCGCATCTCCCCGCTGTATCACTTTAAAGGAATCTCCTATTGAATTAGCCCCGCTCGCACAGGCCGTTACTGTACAAGAGTTGATTCCTTTTGCACCAAGCTCAATAGATACTCTCCCAGCTGCAAGGTCAGGAATCAGCATTGGAATAATAAAGGGGCTTACCCGTCTTACACCTTTGTCCAGAAATTTAATGTGCTGCTCTTCAAACTCTCCTAAACCGCCGATGCCCGAACCAATCCAGACTCCGACTCTCTCTGCATTGTTTTCATCAATTGTAAGCTCAGCATCTTTCACAGCCATTTTGCTTGCAGCTACAGCCAGCTGAGTAAACCTGCCCATTCTTCGCGCTTCTTTCATATCCATATACTCTTCGGGTTTAAAATCTTTTACTTCTGCAGCAACTTTCACGTTATAGATACTAGAATCAATATGAGATAAGGGTCCAATTCCGCTTATCCCTTTTTTAATGCGGTCAAAGCTTTCTTCCGCTGTATTTCCAACCGGAGTGATGGCTCCAAGACCTGTTACAACAACTCTTTTTTTCATGCTAAATCCCCTCCCTGAAAATGTTTCTGTATAGACTATTTTACCATCAAGCTTCAGGCACTTGCCACCAATCCTCTTCTATTAAAGAAATAACAGCTAATCATTGAAAAAATAGTTTAAAAGACTTAGTATTTAATTAGTAAGGGAATTTACTATTTTTACATATTTTTGAAATAATTTAAAATTTACCTAAGGAGTGAACAATTGAATGGGTGTTACGCTCAGCAAAGGTCAAAAAGTTGATTTAACAAAGACCAATCCTGGTCTTCAGAATGTCATTGTAGGATTAGGATGGGACGTGAGCCAGCATGGATCTACGTACGATCTCGATGCTTCGGCGTTTTTGCTGGGACAGTCCGGCAAAGTAAATAGTGATCTTGACTTCGTTTTTTACAATAATCCGAACGGCGGAAATAGCTCGATTCTATACACTGGTGATAATCGCACAGGTGCAGGACATCAGGATGATGAACAAATTCAGATTCATTTAACAGCTGTTCCCCAGTCCATTCACCGCATTGCCTTTACAATCACAATTCATGATGCACAAATGAAGCAGCAAAACTTCGGACAAGTCCAAAATGCATATGTGCGAATCTTTAATCCTGCTAATAATGAAGAGCTCATTCGATTTAATCTTGGCAGAGACTTCACAGTTGAAACAGCGATTGTGGCAGCAGAGCTTTACCGACATAACGGCGAATGGAAATTCAATGCGATTGCAAGCGGCTTCCAAGGCGGCCTTGCAGCATTGTGCCGCAATTTCGGGGTATCTGTTGATGATGAGCCTGCACCAGCGGCAGGAATTCATTCACAAGGATTTCAGCAAAACCAGGCTCAGCCTTCATACTCCCAGCCTTCACCAGTATACGGGCAGCAGAATCAGGCATTTGGACAGCAGAGTCCGTCCTATAATCAGCAAACTCCATCGTTTGGTCAACCTGCGCATGGTCAAACAAATTCTCAGCCTCCTGCTCAAGGATCACAGACATACAGCGGCGAGAACATCAGCTGTATCCGCTGTCATTCAACAAATGTCCGGACAGGCGAAAAAGGATTTGGTCTTGGTAAAGCGGCTGTCGGCGGATTAATTCTTGGTCCTGTCGGATTATTGGGAGGATTTATCGGAAAAAACAAGCTGAAGTTCACATGCAACAGCTGCGGAAATTCCTGGTCTCCAAATCAGACGGATTATGCAGACTGGGCCAACCAGCAAAAAAGAAAAGCAATGGAATTGTTTCAGAAATACAAGAGCCAGGATGTGCTTGAAGCTGTAGTTTCCGCATGCGCACTAGTAGGAATGGCAGATGGCAGATTAGATCCGGCAGAACGCCAAAAAATGATGGAATTTGTGAATCAGAGTGAGGAATTGCGCGTTTTTGATACAAATAAAGTCATTCAGCAGTTCAATCTATATGTACAGCGCATTGAAAGGGATCCTATGATCGGCCGTGCTGAAGCATTTAAAGCACTTGGCAAAGTCAGATCAAAGCCTGAAATTGCAAGACTTGTTGCACGCTACTGCATCGCAATTGGCTATGCTGACGGTCATTTCGACCACAATGAACAAAGAGTGGTAGCTGATATCTGCAATGAACTCGGATTGAATCCGAATGAATTTCTTTCTTAAAAAAGCGGATGGCCTCGGTCTGCTCCGATAGGCAGATAAGGATCGGCGGATAAGTCCGGTTTTGACTTTATTGGAGGAGATGTTCTGACCAGGTGCTAGTCGCTGGAGCTAGACATGAATAAGCAAACCTATATACTTTTTTATCCATAAAAAAATGGAACCCCTGATCGATCAGGGGTTCTTTTTCACTTAAAAATAGTCTGTTACCTTTTCTCACGCATTTAGAGTACTTTTGATTTTTCTATAGTAGAATAAGAGAAAATCAGAAAAAAATTTATCCTTCCCTGATCATATAAACCCCTCTTCTTGGTTTTACGACAGAAGGATAGCGCTCGATAACCTTTACCATAAACGCGGAGGGAGACGATACCCTTTTGCCCGTTTGTGCTTCCAGATCATCTGCAATTTGTTTAGGAGTAGCTACTTTTCTGTTCCTTAAAAGGTGAAAAGCAGCTGCAATCAATTCATTTGACTCTTTTTTTGTATATCTCACAGTTCTCCATCCCCTTCTGATAAAAATCCTATTTTTTCTATTTTACTTGGAAATCCCCCTTAAATCTACAACGTTTTAAAACGTTAAAGCGTTGATTCATATTTTTACTATATTCCTATATTAACTTTTTATTACCTCTTATTTTATAAAATTCTCACTCAGAAAGTTGCATATAATGAATTCATGTCACTTTAAGGCGGAGGTTTTCTATGGGCTCTCTTCTTATTAAAAATGCTGAGATCATTACAATGAATGAACAGAATGATATTTTCACAGGAGATATTTTCATAAAAGATGATCTGATTGCAGCGATTGGAACCAATCTGCAGAACCCTGCTGAAAAAGTCATTGATGCTGCGAGGCGGACTATTATTCCGGGGTTTGTTCAAACACATATTCACTTATGCCAGACTCTATTCCGCGGCAGAGGAGACGATCTTGAGTTATTGGATTGGCTGAAAAAAAGAATTTGGCCTCTTGAAGCATCCCATGACGGGGAATCTGTCTATTATTCTGCGATGCTTGGAATTGGGGAATTGATTCAAAGCGGTACCACAACCATCGTTGATATGGAAACCGTACACCATACCGATTTTGCTTTTCAGGCCATTGCTGCTAGCGGAATACGTGCGTTATCAGGAAAAGTCATGATGGATAAAGGATTTGACGTGCCGGCAGGACTTAGAGAGAAAACGGAGACCTCAATCCAGGAAAGTGTTGATTTGCTTGCGAAATGGAATTTATATGATAACGGCAGGATCCGTTATGCTTTTTCTCCGAGGTTTGTCATTTCCTGCACAGAGCAGCTGTTAAAGGAAGTAAGAGGATTATCGATTGAATATGATGTGAAAGTACATACACATGCTTCTGAAAATCAAGAAGAAATTAAGATCGTTCTTGAAGAAACAGGCATGAGAAACATCGTCTATTTAGATCATCTCGGTCTTGCGAATGAACGCCTTATTCTTGCCCACTGCGTCTGGCTGGATGAGAATGAGAAGCGGATTATTAAAGAACGCGGCATACATGTAAGCCATTGTCCCGGTTCAAATCTTAAACTCGCTTCCGGTGTAGCAGATACAAAGGGACTTCTCGATATGAATGTGAGTTTAAGTCTTGGAGCTGATGGTGCTCCCTGCAATAATAACCTGGATATGTTTAATGAAATGAGGCTTGCTGCCCTTCTTCAAAAGCCGATTCATGGCCCTGCAGCCATGGATGCGAAAACGGTTTTTAAAATGGCGACGATTGGCGGAGCAAAGGCCGTTGGCTTAGAAGATGAAATCGGCAGCCTTGAGATTGGGAAAAAAGCAGATATGGTCATTCTGAATCTCAATCAGTTCCACACATACCCTTCAGAAGCAGATACAATTTCAAGAATTGTTTACTCTGCCGGACGAGGTGATGTTGAGACAACAATCATTAATGGAAAAATCGTGATGGAAAACGGATTCATGAAAACAATGAATAAGGAAGTCATATTAAGAGAAGCCAACCGCTCCATTCATCGCCTGCTGAAAAGAGCGGCATTGACTTAGTGAGGTATAATAGAATCATCACCTTATAGAAATGAGTGAATGATTCTGAAAGATTTTATTAAGCTTATAGCTGAAATCGTTAATAATATACACGATATGATCAATGCGGCTGCCTACCAGACGCTTGGACTGAACGTGACAGATAAAGATTTGCATTTTTGGATTATGGGCATTATCGGAATGGGCGTATTTGTGTTCGTTTATCTATTATCTAAATGGCTGTCAAAGCTGCCATTCGGCATTACTGCTCTCTCATTCTTTTATACACTGACATTTATGTTTGTTCTCGTATTTGGAATAGAGATACAGCAGGCCCTGACTAATAGAGGCAACATGGAATTTATAGATGCTATAGTAGGACTTTGGGGATTTGTTGCCATGTTCTTGATTTATATTGGACTCATTCTTGCATTCTTGATCATCAGAGGTATTTTCAAGCGTGACAAAAATGAGGATGTTGATCTGTAAGAGCTCTCCTGCGGGGGCTCTTTTCTTTTTAGAATGGTGCCTTAGAAATCGGAAAAAGCGAAATCCATGCCCCCAATTTCTTATGCTGTTATCGCAGCTTATCTGGTCAATAGTCTGTGCCTATTAAATGTTTATCAGTCTATTTTCAAGTTTTATCAGCGTAAATCGAGAGTTTATCAGTATTAATTATTTACCCCGAAACCACTCAATTAGGTTCTCCGCCCCCCCCAAAATATTTTTCTGCTCTTACGTCGACAGCTTATACATATTTCAAAAAAAACTCCATACCTATTACTAAGTTCGTATATTTTTTACAAACTTTAATGTAATCGCTTACAAAGGAGGGTGCTGTTAGAGTGAATATTTTACTATGCTGTGCTGCTGGGATGTCAACAAGCCTGCTTGTTTCTAAAATGGAAGCAAGCGCGAAGGAGCAAGGACTTGATTGCAGGATATGGGCTGTTGGCGCCAGTGAAGTAAACAAGCATTTGGATCAGGCGGATGTCCTGCTCGTAGGACCGCAAGTCCGCTATTTGCTGCCGCAATTAAAGACAAAGGGGCAGGAACGCGGAATTCCGGTTGATTCCATCAATATGCTGCATTATGGAACATGCAATGGAAAGGAAGTTCTAAATTTTGCGCTTGGACTTATTAATTCAGCTAAGGGGTGACTAGAATGGGAAAGGTCAATCGCTTCTTTGAGGAAAAATTTATGGTGACTGCTGCAAAGGTTGCAGGTCAGCGGCATCTTCAGGCATTAAGGGACGGTATTATTCTTACAATGCCGCTCATTATTATCGGTTCTGTGTTTTTAATTCTCGGATTTCTTCCGATCGAAGGCTATCCGGAATATATGGCGAGCGTGTTTGGGGACCAATGGCTGACAAAGCTTCTCTATCCAGTCGGGGCTACGTTTGACATCATGGCGCTGATTGCATCTTTTGGGATTGCCTATCGCCTTGCTGAAAAATATGATGTTGATGCCCTTACAGCTGGGGCGGTTTCTGTTGCAGCATTCCTCTTGGCCACTCCCTACCAAGTTCCGTTTCTAGCAGAAGGTGCATCAGAAGCTGTTATGGTCGGCGGCGCCATTCCTGCTGCTTTAATGGGAAGCAAAGGACTATTTGTTGCAATGCTTCTTGCCATCCTATCAACTGAAATATTCAGGTTCGTCATTCAGAAAAACCTTGTGATCAAAATGCCTGACGGTGTACCGCCGGCAGTTAGCCGTTCGTTTATAGCGCTTATACCTGGATTCTTTATTCTTACATTTGTCTGGCTATTGCGGTTACTCGTTGAAAATACGTCCTTTGAAAGTCTTCATAATGTCGTCAGTATCCTGCTTGGCAAACCGCTCGGCGTCCTTGGCGGAAGTTTGATTGGAAGTCTCGTCGCCGTAATCCTGATTCAGCTTC
The window above is part of the Metabacillus dongyingensis genome. Proteins encoded here:
- the celB gene encoding PTS cellobiose transporter subunit IIC, translated to MGKVNRFFEEKFMVTAAKVAGQRHLQALRDGIILTMPLIIIGSVFLILGFLPIEGYPEYMASVFGDQWLTKLLYPVGATFDIMALIASFGIAYRLAEKYDVDALTAGAVSVAAFLLATPYQVPFLAEGASEAVMVGGAIPAALMGSKGLFVAMLLAILSTEIFRFVIQKNLVIKMPDGVPPAVSRSFIALIPGFFILTFVWLLRLLVENTSFESLHNVVSILLGKPLGVLGGSLIGSLVAVILIQLLWSTGLHGASIVGGVMGPIWLTSMDENRVAFQAGEALPNIFTQQFFDLFIYIGGSGATLSLVFCMLFLAKSQQMKQLGRLSIGPGVFNINEPVTFGMPIVMNPLLIIPFILTPIAITIATYICMTTGIVARPAGIGVPWTMPPLFGGYLATGGKISGLIMQLINMVIAFFIYYPFFRMWDKQKFSEENQAAS
- a CDS encoding PTS sugar transporter subunit IIB; its protein translation is MNILLCCAAGMSTSLLVSKMEASAKEQGLDCRIWAVGASEVNKHLDQADVLLVGPQVRYLLPQLKTKGQERGIPVDSINMLHYGTCNGKEVLNFALGLINSAKG
- a CDS encoding NAD(P)/FAD-dependent oxidoreductase, whose translation is MKNTYECIIIGAGIAGLQAAIQLGRYNRRVLVIDSGSGRSSLCRSYHNILGWPEGVSGKTLRELGKGQAERSGVHFLNGYATSVSKADSIFHVKTENGESYKAMRILLATGLTDRLPHLPNLYPCLGISIYVCPDCDGYEVQGKKTLVLGSGSSGANMALTLTYWTKDLTYINHEKEDLPEDLKMKLREEGIGCVDEAIDSVLVNGSSAFTGVQLSDGRRIYGDRAFAAFGGNTVHSELAGMLGAERLENKHVVVNPRTKETSVRHVWAAGDVGVHSEQVTIAMGDGCQAAIWIHKSLL
- the fabF gene encoding beta-ketoacyl-ACP synthase II, with translation MKKRVVVTGLGAITPVGNTAEESFDRIKKGISGIGPLSHIDSSIYNVKVAAEVKDFKPEEYMDMKEARRMGRFTQLAVAASKMAVKDAELTIDENNAERVGVWIGSGIGGLGEFEEQHIKFLDKGVRRVSPFIIPMLIPDLAAGRVSIELGAKGINSCTVTACASGANSIGDSFKVIQRGDADVMITGGTEAAITPMTVAGFSNMTALSANPDPQTASRPFDKNRNGFVIGEGAGILILEELNHALARGAKIYGEIAGYGATGDAFHITTPAPEGEGGQRSMIMALQDAELKPEDVDYINAHGTSTHYNDLYETQAIKAVFGRHAYKLQISSTKSMTGHLLGAAGAIEAIFSVMAIRDKVIPPTINYETADPELDLDYVPNEARNQDLNTVLSNSLGFGGHNVTLVFKKYN
- a CDS encoding TerD family protein, which translates into the protein MGVTLSKGQKVDLTKTNPGLQNVIVGLGWDVSQHGSTYDLDASAFLLGQSGKVNSDLDFVFYNNPNGGNSSILYTGDNRTGAGHQDDEQIQIHLTAVPQSIHRIAFTITIHDAQMKQQNFGQVQNAYVRIFNPANNEELIRFNLGRDFTVETAIVAAELYRHNGEWKFNAIASGFQGGLAALCRNFGVSVDDEPAPAAGIHSQGFQQNQAQPSYSQPSPVYGQQNQAFGQQSPSYNQQTPSFGQPAHGQTNSQPPAQGSQTYSGENISCIRCHSTNVRTGEKGFGLGKAAVGGLILGPVGLLGGFIGKNKLKFTCNSCGNSWSPNQTDYADWANQQKRKAMELFQKYKSQDVLEAVVSACALVGMADGRLDPAERQKMMEFVNQSEELRVFDTNKVIQQFNLYVQRIERDPMIGRAEAFKALGKVRSKPEIARLVARYCIAIGYADGHFDHNEQRVVADICNELGLNPNEFLS
- a CDS encoding 5'-deoxyadenosine deaminase; translation: MGSLLIKNAEIITMNEQNDIFTGDIFIKDDLIAAIGTNLQNPAEKVIDAARRTIIPGFVQTHIHLCQTLFRGRGDDLELLDWLKKRIWPLEASHDGESVYYSAMLGIGELIQSGTTTIVDMETVHHTDFAFQAIAASGIRALSGKVMMDKGFDVPAGLREKTETSIQESVDLLAKWNLYDNGRIRYAFSPRFVISCTEQLLKEVRGLSIEYDVKVHTHASENQEEIKIVLEETGMRNIVYLDHLGLANERLILAHCVWLDENEKRIIKERGIHVSHCPGSNLKLASGVADTKGLLDMNVSLSLGADGAPCNNNLDMFNEMRLAALLQKPIHGPAAMDAKTVFKMATIGGAKAVGLEDEIGSLEIGKKADMVILNLNQFHTYPSEADTISRIVYSAGRGDVETTIINGKIVMENGFMKTMNKEVILREANRSIHRLLKRAALT